CCTGCACTCGTTTCGAAGGCGCGTAGCACCTGGTGTAGCAAATTGCATGTCGGCACCGAGGATTACTCCTTCTCAGTGGGGGGCGCTGATGCTCATTGAGCAGGGTACTGGTGGCACCGTGAAAGACATTGCGACTGCTCTTGCTATTTCAAGTAGCGCGGCGACACAGTTGGTAGACGGTCTTGTGGCAAGTGGCTATGTGGTGAGAAAGGAGGACCCAAAGGATCATCGTCGTATTGCGCTACTACTTTCAACTAAAACAAAATCCCACGTTGCAAAGATGAAGAAGCGGGTT
The Candidatus Paceibacterota bacterium DNA segment above includes these coding regions:
- a CDS encoding helix-turn-helix domain-containing protein, whose translation is MVNRKEKINELMEGLHSFRRRVAPGVANCMSAPRITPSQWGALMLIEQGTGGTVKDIATALAISSSAATQLVDGLVASGYVVRKEDPKDHRRIALLLSTKTKSHVAKMKKRV